A window from Aerococcus sp. Group 1 encodes these proteins:
- a CDS encoding stalk domain-containing protein — protein MKKFNTNRLRAFFMALLLVLTSTSTTNVLAKADDTDGSKKVIESSISKISDLENQIKDLNDKKQEDQSKIDELKEKLETCKDNGEKLKQEKSKLEEEIRDKDNKIAQLNKEIEDIKNSNNDELIAEITQLKDELKRLQDENAKLKEDYSSTKWELEAEKEKTDKNENKIKEIQEKLESLEGELAKKTKEIEDKDNKIKDLEKVLDEKDNKIKDLESKKKETENSKSECFKKIEELQKAIDSLKESSENTKKELEDKIKGLEEKQKTSEEEIKKLKEELDKKIEEAKKLIEEANKKAKEELEKQGKDEKEKNLNQDLSKKLDELLKLQKENKEKKEDKKSQDKKWDELLKADDKNILNQFDLNKMKKQEEQQGKKQVKDEKEFAVFQVDKNFYNIINKDGKTTVYMDVKTYVDQGRTMIPVRYIAYTLGFNVEYDNSTREAIFSNKENNILAKKTLRLNIDTGVMKDSDGKVYNSDVKPVIISGRIRASISNIAKAFGASHGDIKDGKNQTIEWDNARKAVYVFKNVK, from the coding sequence ATGAAGAAATTTAATACGAACAGACTAAGAGCCTTTTTTATGGCTCTTTTATTAGTTTTAACATCAACCTCAACTACTAATGTACTAGCTAAAGCTGATGATACAGATGGTAGTAAAAAAGTTATAGAAAGTTCAATAAGTAAAATTAGTGATTTAGAAAATCAGATCAAAGACTTAAATGATAAGAAACAAGAAGACCAATCAAAGATAGATGAATTAAAAGAAAAGTTAGAAACTTGCAAAGATAATGGAGAAAAACTAAAACAAGAAAAGTCTAAGTTAGAAGAAGAGATTAGAGATAAAGACAATAAGATTGCTCAATTGAATAAAGAAATTGAGGATATTAAAAACTCCAATAATGATGAACTAATAGCAGAAATTACTCAGCTTAAAGATGAATTAAAAAGATTACAAGATGAAAATGCAAAACTAAAAGAAGATTATTCATCTACAAAATGGGAGTTAGAGGCTGAGAAAGAAAAGACCGATAAAAACGAAAATAAAATCAAAGAAATACAAGAAAAGCTTGAGTCTTTAGAAGGAGAACTTGCAAAGAAGACTAAAGAAATTGAGGATAAAGATAATAAAATTAAGGACTTAGAAAAAGTTCTTGATGAAAAAGATAATAAGATAAAAGACCTAGAGTCTAAAAAGAAAGAAACAGAAAATTCTAAGTCAGAATGCTTTAAGAAGATTGAAGAGCTTCAAAAGGCTATTGATAGTTTAAAAGAATCTTCTGAAAATACGAAAAAAGAATTAGAAGATAAGATTAAAGGACTAGAAGAAAAACAAAAAACTTCTGAAGAAGAAATTAAAAAGCTAAAAGAAGAATTAGATAAGAAAATCGAAGAAGCAAAGAAGTTAATCGAGGAAGCAAATAAAAAAGCGAAAGAAGAACTTGAAAAACAAGGTAAAGATGAAAAAGAGAAAAATCTAAACCAAGACTTATCTAAAAAATTAGATGAGCTTCTAAAACTTCAAAAAGAAAACAAAGAGAAGAAAGAAGATAAGAAATCTCAAGATAAGAAGTGGGACGAACTTTTGAAAGCTGATGACAAGAATATCCTAAATCAATTTGATCTTAACAAGATGAAAAAGCAAGAGGAACAACAAGGTAAAAAACAAGTTAAAGATGAAAAAGAATTTGCAGTTTTCCAAGTAGACAAAAACTTTTATAACATTATTAACAAAGATGGTAAGACAACAGTCTATATGGATGTAAAAACTTATGTAGACCAAGGAAGAACTATGATTCCAGTAAGATATATTGCTTATACTCTAGGTTTTAATGTTGAGTATGACAATTCTACTCGTGAAGCTATTTTCTCAAATAAAGAGAATAATATCCTAGCTAAAAAGACATTAAGACTAAATATTGATACTGGTGTTATGAAAGATTCAGATGGAAAGGTCTACAATTCAGATGTTAAGCCAGTGATTATAAGTGGAAGAATTCGTGCTTCAATTTCAAATATTGCTAAAGCTTTTGGAGCAAGTCATGGGGATATTAAAGATGGTAAAAACCAAACAATAGAATGGGACAATGCTAGAAAAGCAGTCTATGTATTTAAAAATGTAAAATAA
- a CDS encoding DNA cytosine methyltransferase: MNKVKILELFGGIGAIRKAFINLKIPYEVVDYVEIDKACVKSYNALYGESYKAKSVIGYKAPNDKIDLVMHGSPCQDFSRIGKKQGGVKNSGTRSSLLFETIRIIKEMKDKPKWIIWENVKGVLDRNMRDSFFIYLKELESLGYESKYEILNAMDFGIPQKRERIFVVSCLGANSFSFDKLERKETRPLSEFLEKDVSGLYTMTQPYMLKFLNKGIDNSFKGRLKVIKDFSYTISTKQMRVPNSGIIDIGNGQYRYLTERECLRLMGFDDSDIDKLEGVHPRRKNCTSSKLYKQSGNSIVVDVLMAIIKEIHRTEVGNASK; the protein is encoded by the coding sequence ATGAATAAGGTAAAAATATTAGAGCTTTTCGGTGGCATAGGTGCTATTAGAAAGGCTTTTATTAATTTAAAGATACCTTATGAAGTAGTTGATTATGTAGAAATAGATAAGGCTTGTGTTAAATCATATAACGCACTTTATGGAGAAAGTTATAAAGCAAAATCAGTTATAGGATATAAAGCACCTAATGATAAGATAGACTTAGTTATGCATGGAAGTCCTTGCCAAGACTTTTCAAGAATAGGAAAAAAGCAAGGAGGAGTAAAGAATTCAGGAACTAGATCAAGCTTACTATTTGAAACAATTAGAATAATTAAAGAAATGAAAGATAAACCTAAATGGATAATTTGGGAAAATGTAAAGGGAGTCCTTGATAGAAATATGAGGGACTCCTTTTTTATTTATCTAAAAGAGTTAGAGAGCCTAGGATATGAAAGCAAGTATGAAATCTTAAATGCAATGGACTTTGGGATACCTCAAAAAAGAGAAAGGATATTTGTTGTTTCATGTCTTGGAGCAAATAGCTTTTCTTTTGATAAATTGGAGAGGAAAGAAACAAGACCACTAAGTGAATTTTTAGAAAAGGATGTAAGTGGGCTTTACACAATGACCCAACCTTATATGCTGAAATTTTTAAATAAAGGCATAGATAATAGTTTTAAAGGGCGACTAAAAGTGATTAAAGATTTTTCTTATACTATTTCTACAAAACAGATGAGAGTCCCTAATTCTGGAATAATAGATATTGGAAATGGTCAGTATAGATATTTAACAGAAAGAGAATGTTTAAGACTTATGGGTTTTGATGATAGTGATATAGACAAATTAGAGGGAGTACATCCAAGAAGAAAAAATTGCACATCAAGTAAATTATATAAGCAGTCCGGTAATTCTATTGTGGTTGATGTTTTAATGGCTATTATAAAAGAAATTCATAGAACGGAGGTAGGAAATGCAAGTAAATGA
- the ltrA gene encoding group II intron reverse transcriptase/maturase, producing MNSKMCATTNRAKDWESIDFSVAESYVKKLQMRIVKAWKMSKYGKVKSLQHLLTTSFYAKALAIKRVTENQGKKTSGVDGVLWLTPQAKYNAIGKLNLRGYKPKPLKRVYIPKKNGKKRPLSIPTMTDRAMQTLYKFALEPIAETTADPNSYGFRAKRCTQDAIEQCFTSLNKKKSAKWVLEGDIKGCFDNISHEWILNNIPMNKKLLKLWLECGYIEKQKLFTTETGSPQGSPISPIISNMVLDGLEKAIKEKYHRRTVNKKTYFPKVNFVRYADDFIVTGESAELLENGVKPIIVKFLAERGLELSEEKTLITHINDGFDFLGVNIRMYKDKLLTKPSDKNFKAIVDKIRRIIKDNPSMKQEILIRKLNPIIIGWVNYQKYNVSSKAFEKLDYEIYKSLWTWCVRRHPKKGRKWIAKKYFHTIGNRTWTFSVATGDRMENGEKYYLRLKYATDTDIKRFTKIQAEANPFDENWQIYFEEREELKIRNELKGRTVINRLYKTQNGICPVCGEKITIDTDFRVHQTIKNNITLKTLVHPWCHRKLHIND from the coding sequence ATGAACAGTAAAATGTGTGCTACTACTAACAGAGCTAAAGACTGGGAAAGTATAGATTTTTCAGTAGCAGAAAGCTATGTTAAAAAACTACAAATGCGTATTGTGAAAGCGTGGAAAATGAGTAAATATGGAAAGGTAAAATCTTTACAGCATTTACTAACAACTTCATTTTATGCAAAAGCCTTGGCTATTAAGAGGGTAACTGAAAACCAAGGCAAGAAAACAAGTGGTGTTGACGGCGTACTATGGCTAACACCACAGGCAAAGTATAATGCAATAGGAAAGTTAAACTTAAGAGGATATAAACCTAAACCTCTTAAAAGAGTGTATATACCAAAGAAAAATGGTAAGAAAAGACCTCTTAGCATTCCTACAATGACAGACAGAGCAATGCAAACACTATATAAATTTGCACTTGAACCCATAGCAGAAACTACTGCTGACCCTAATTCTTATGGATTTAGGGCAAAAAGATGTACACAAGATGCTATCGAGCAGTGTTTTACATCACTTAATAAAAAGAAATCTGCAAAATGGGTACTTGAGGGAGATATAAAAGGTTGTTTTGATAATATAAGTCATGAATGGATATTAAATAATATCCCAATGAACAAGAAATTATTAAAACTCTGGCTTGAGTGTGGATATATAGAAAAACAAAAACTATTTACAACAGAAACAGGAAGTCCCCAAGGCTCGCCAATATCACCTATTATTTCCAATATGGTATTAGATGGTTTAGAAAAAGCAATCAAAGAGAAATACCATAGAAGAACAGTAAATAAGAAAACATATTTCCCAAAGGTTAACTTTGTTAGATATGCAGATGATTTCATCGTTACAGGGGAAAGTGCAGAATTGCTTGAAAATGGTGTAAAGCCAATCATTGTAAAATTCTTGGCTGAAAGAGGTTTAGAATTATCAGAGGAAAAGACACTCATAACACACATAAATGACGGTTTTGATTTTCTTGGAGTTAATATTAGGATGTATAAAGATAAGTTGCTTACAAAACCATCTGATAAGAACTTCAAGGCTATTGTCGATAAAATCAGACGAATCATAAAAGATAATCCGTCAATGAAACAAGAAATTTTGATCAGAAAATTAAATCCAATCATTATAGGTTGGGTAAACTATCAGAAATATAATGTTTCATCTAAAGCCTTTGAAAAACTTGATTATGAAATATATAAAAGCTTGTGGACCTGGTGCGTTCGTAGACACCCAAAGAAAGGTAGAAAATGGATAGCTAAGAAATACTTCCATACCATTGGAAATAGAACCTGGACTTTCAGTGTAGCAACTGGTGATAGAATGGAAAATGGCGAGAAATACTATCTTCGTCTTAAATATGCTACAGACACTGATATTAAAAGATTTACCAAGATACAAGCTGAAGCAAATCCATTTGATGAAAATTGGCAAATATACTTTGAAGAAAGAGAAGAGTTAAAAATACGAAACGAACTTAAAGGACGTACAGTTATAAATAGATTGTATAAAACGCAAAATGGAATATGCCCTGTTTGTGGAGAGAAAATAACTATAGATACAGACTTTAGAGTACATCAAACAATTAAAAATAACATTACCCTTAAAACTTTAGTACACCCTTGGTGTCATAGAAAATTGCATATAAATGATTAA
- a CDS encoding site-specific DNA-methyltransferase, with the protein MNRLNEIEKKYIINLIENGEQIPEDYKYMLFPNLQEEYELTYAGKMRKEDILAGEDGTFPVPLQIDRIFNGDEHPAFEDGWRNMIVFGDNLQFLKTINENKDPLIKDKVKGKVKLIYIDPPFATQDEFENKEGAKAYSDKKKGSEFLEFIRRRLILAKEILSDDGSIYVHLDEKMVDYIKTIMDEIFGKNNYKRQIIWFTKTSSGYKTKAENWIRGHDVILYYSKSDNPIFNKQYILDYKKEYLARFKKIDDNGRKYRDDRSNGERQYLDELKGIAINDVWDDIMSFQQAATSKEITGYPTQKPEELLSRIIKASTNEGDLIMDFFGGSGTSMAVAEKLGRRWITCDLGKLAFLTMQKRILQIQDTLKQQF; encoded by the coding sequence ATGAATAGATTAAATGAAATAGAAAAGAAATATATAATAAACCTTATAGAAAATGGAGAGCAAATACCAGAAGATTATAAATATATGCTATTTCCAAATCTTCAAGAAGAATATGAATTAACATATGCAGGGAAAATGAGAAAAGAAGATATCCTTGCTGGTGAAGATGGAACATTCCCTGTACCACTACAAATAGATCGCATATTTAATGGTGATGAACATCCAGCTTTTGAAGATGGATGGAGGAATATGATAGTATTTGGAGATAATCTTCAGTTTTTAAAAACAATAAACGAAAATAAAGATCCGTTAATAAAAGACAAAGTTAAAGGAAAAGTAAAACTTATTTATATAGATCCACCTTTTGCTACACAAGATGAATTTGAAAATAAAGAAGGAGCAAAAGCTTATAGTGATAAGAAAAAAGGGTCTGAGTTTCTTGAATTTATAAGAAGGAGACTTATTTTAGCCAAGGAAATACTATCTGATGATGGTTCAATATATGTTCATTTGGATGAAAAGATGGTTGATTATATAAAAACTATTATGGATGAAATTTTCGGCAAAAATAATTATAAAAGACAAATAATATGGTTTACAAAAACATCTTCAGGATATAAAACAAAAGCAGAAAACTGGATTAGAGGTCATGACGTAATTTTATACTATTCAAAATCAGACAATCCCATATTCAATAAACAATATATTTTAGATTATAAAAAAGAGTATTTGGCACGATTTAAAAAAATAGATGATAATGGGAGAAAGTATAGAGATGATAGAAGTAACGGTGAGAGACAATATTTAGATGAATTGAAAGGTATTGCTATAAATGATGTTTGGGATGATATAATGTCTTTTCAACAAGCTGCAACATCAAAAGAGATAACAGGATATCCAACTCAAAAGCCAGAAGAATTATTATCACGAATAATAAAAGCTTCCACCAACGAAGGAGATCTTATTATGGATTTTTTCGGAGGATCAGGAACAAGTATGGCTGTGGCAGAGAAACTTGGAAGACGTTGGATAACATGCGATTTAGGGAAACTAGCTTTTCTTACCATGCAAAAGAGAATTCTACAGATTCAAGACACGTTGAAGCAGCAATTCTGA
- a CDS encoding erythromycin resistance leader peptide, whose translation MFSIFVIERFHYQPNQK comes from the coding sequence ATGTTTTCTATATTTGTTATTGAGAGATTTCATTATCAACCAAACCAAAAATAA
- the erm(A) gene encoding 23S rRNA (adenine(2058)-N(6))-methyltransferase Erm(A), with translation MKQKNPKNTQNFITSKKHVKEILKYTNINKQDKIIEIGSGKGHFTKELVEMSQRVNAIEIDEGLCHATKKAVEPFQNIKVIHEDILKFSFPKNTDYKIFGNIPYNISTDIVKKIAFDSQAKYSYLIVERGFAKRLQNTQRALGLLLMVEMDIKILKKVPRAYFHPKPNVDSVLIVLERHKPFILKKDYKKYRFFVYKWVNREYHVLFTKNQLRQVLKHANVTDLDKLSNEQFLSVFNSYKLFQ, from the coding sequence ATGAAACAGAAAAACCCGAAAAATACGCAAAATTTCATTACATCTAAAAAGCATGTAAAGGAAATATTAAAATATACGAATATCAATAAACAAGATAAAATAATAGAAATTGGGTCAGGAAAAGGACATTTTACCAAGGAACTTGTGGAAATGAGTCAACGGGTGAATGCTATAGAGATTGATGAAGGTTTATGTCATGCCACGAAAAAAGCAGTTGAACCTTTTCAGAATATAAAAGTTATTCATGAGGATATTTTGAAGTTTAGCTTTCCTAAAAATACAGACTATAAAATATTTGGTAATATTCCCTACAATATTAGTACTGATATTGTAAAAAAGATTGCTTTTGATAGTCAAGCGAAATATAGCTACCTTATTGTAGAGAGGGGATTTGCTAAAAGGTTGCAAAATACCCAACGAGCTTTAGGTTTGCTGTTAATGGTGGAAATGGATATAAAAATTCTTAAAAAAGTGCCACGAGCATATTTTCACCCTAAGCCTAATGTAGATTCTGTATTGATTGTACTTGAAAGGCATAAACCATTTATTTTAAAGAAGGACTACAAAAAGTATAGATTTTTCGTTTATAAATGGGTAAACAGGGAATATCATGTTCTTTTTACTAAAAATCAATTAAGACAGGTGCTGAAGCATGCGAATGTTACTGATCTTGATAAATTATCCAATGAACAATTTTTGTCTGTTTTCAATAGTTACAAATTATTTCAATAA
- a CDS encoding phosphotransferase encodes MQLIREDFSLPFLKQLKQVLRKECASLPMDLKCLLGAHIKPLEQSIDRVEGLSEILRRSNPKMALCHTDIHNWNLMQRDEQLVLIDWEGLKLAPVKADLMFFVDKPYYDVFMNIYLKLHKDFLINTDALLFYHIRRKLEDIWEFIEQLLYDNQEDKERNETIKVLDGELNNLVF; translated from the coding sequence GTGCAACTAATTAGGGAAGATTTTAGCTTGCCATTTCTGAAACAGCTAAAACAAGTATTGCGTAAAGAATGCGCCAGTCTTCCCATGGACTTAAAATGCTTGCTTGGGGCACACATAAAACCCCTTGAACAATCGATTGACAGAGTTGAAGGACTGTCGGAGATTCTAAGACGAAGTAATCCTAAAATGGCCCTATGCCATACAGATATTCATAATTGGAACTTGATGCAACGGGATGAGCAGTTAGTTCTAATTGACTGGGAAGGCTTGAAATTGGCTCCAGTAAAAGCTGATCTCATGTTTTTTGTTGATAAGCCATATTATGATGTATTTATGAACATATACCTGAAATTACACAAAGATTTTTTAATCAATACGGATGCTTTGTTATTCTATCATATTAGACGTAAACTAGAAGATATATGGGAGTTTATTGAACAACTTTTATATGACAATCAAGAGGATAAGGAAAGAAATGAAACTATAAAAGTTCTTGATGGTGAACTGAATAACTTAGTGTTTTGA
- a CDS encoding polyketide cyclase codes for MAIANIKVTLLCPIEEVWNKITNLHDFSWRSDLQNVKIIDENNFVEISKNGIETHFKVTDFLKYKCWAFKIENENIVGSWVGKFYSHGNKTTLDFTEDIVSKNFIFKPFIGSYIRKQQRRYFKDLKKELNCEEASFIQKL; via the coding sequence ATGGCGATTGCAAACATTAAAGTCACGTTATTGTGTCCCATTGAAGAAGTATGGAATAAGATAACCAATCTTCATGATTTTTCATGGAGAAGTGATTTGCAGAATGTTAAAATTATAGACGAAAATAATTTTGTAGAGATTAGTAAAAATGGAATTGAAACACATTTTAAAGTTACAGATTTTTTGAAATACAAGTGCTGGGCTTTCAAAATAGAAAATGAAAATATTGTTGGAAGCTGGGTTGGAAAATTTTATTCCCATGGAAATAAAACAACTTTGGATTTTACCGAAGATATAGTTTCTAAAAATTTCATTTTTAAACCATTTATAGGCTCTTATATTCGTAAGCAGCAGAGACGTTACTTTAAAGATTTAAAGAAAGAACTTAATTGCGAGGAAGCTAGTTTTATTCAAAAATTATAA
- a CDS encoding ATP-binding protein gives MKEYLPRIADILLKERLDAKGAVLIEGPKWCGKTTTAKQKAKSLISMDQPDMTRQYQQMAEISPNTLLEGETPRLIDEWQIAPNLWNAVRYEVDNRDEFGQFILTGSAVPNEFDDSMHTGTGRISRLLMRPMSLYESKDSSGEISLKDLFEGKNISAIDETGLEEVAFLICRGGWPKAIGLDEKPALFQAIDYFDAIVSTDISRVDSVKRDKEKAKRLLKSYARHVGTQSSLEAIRQDMLVNQSDTFDQVTLYSYLDALRKYLL, from the coding sequence ATGAAAGAATATTTACCCAGAATTGCAGATATATTGTTAAAGGAACGATTAGACGCAAAGGGAGCGGTTTTAATTGAAGGTCCTAAATGGTGTGGAAAGACTACAACAGCTAAACAAAAGGCTAAAAGTTTAATATCTATGGACCAACCTGATATGACTAGACAGTATCAGCAAATGGCAGAGATTTCTCCTAATACTTTGCTAGAAGGAGAAACGCCAAGACTAATTGATGAGTGGCAAATTGCACCTAATTTATGGAATGCTGTGCGCTATGAGGTTGATAATAGGGATGAATTTGGTCAATTTATTTTGACAGGTTCAGCAGTACCCAATGAATTTGATGATTCTATGCATACAGGTACAGGAAGAATTTCTAGGCTTTTAATGAGACCTATGAGTTTATATGAATCAAAAGATTCCAGCGGTGAAATATCTCTAAAAGATTTATTTGAAGGTAAAAATATCTCAGCCATTGATGAAACGGGTCTTGAAGAAGTTGCTTTTCTAATTTGTAGAGGTGGATGGCCAAAAGCAATTGGATTAGATGAGAAACCAGCATTATTCCAAGCTATAGATTATTTTGATGCAATTGTATCTACTGATATTAGTAGAGTGGATTCAGTAAAGAGAGACAAAGAAAAGGCTAAAAGATTACTTAAATCCTATGCAAGACATGTAGGTACGCAAAGTTCGTTAGAAGCGATTAGGCAAGATATGTTAGTAAATCAGTCAGATACATTTGATCAGGTAACACTTTATTCTTACCTGGATGCTTTAAGAAAATATTTGTTATAG
- a CDS encoding DUF4143 domain-containing protein gives MEDSPAWNPNLRSKTSIRTTDTRYFSDPSIATASLGVGPKDLLDDLNTMGFLFENLCIRDLRIYTDYLNGTVYHYRDKHGLECDAVIHLRNGAYGLIEIKLGGDKLIEEGAETLKDLASKIDTKNMSKPSFMVVLCAKAPFAYKRDDDVYVIPITALRP, from the coding sequence ATAGAGGATTCTCCAGCATGGAATCCAAACTTAAGGTCAAAAACATCAATACGAACAACGGATACCAGATACTTTTCAGATCCATCTATTGCAACGGCATCATTGGGTGTAGGCCCTAAGGATTTATTAGATGATTTAAATACAATGGGGTTTTTATTTGAAAACTTGTGCATTCGTGACTTAAGAATTTATACAGATTACTTAAATGGAACGGTTTACCATTATAGAGATAAGCATGGATTAGAATGTGATGCAGTGATTCATTTAAGAAATGGTGCTTATGGACTTATTGAAATTAAACTTGGTGGAGATAAGTTAATTGAGGAAGGTGCTGAAACTTTAAAAGATTTAGCATCTAAAATAGATACAAAAAACATGTCCAAACCCTCATTTATGGTGGTATTATGTGCCAAAGCACCTTTTGCTTATAAAAGAGATGATGATGTTTACGTAATACCTATTACGGCTTTAAGACCTTAA
- the tet(T) gene encoding tetracycline resistance ribosomal protection protein Tet(T): MKIINIGILAHVDAGKTTVTEGLLYKSGAINKIGRVDNATTTTDSMELERDRGITIRASTVSFNYNDTKVNIIDTPGHMDFIAEVERTLKVLDGAILVISAKEGIQVQTKVIFNTLVKLNIPTLIFVNKIDRKGVCLDEIYTQIQEKLTSNLAIMQSVKIKDKGDFELTNVRDDKVIQSQIIEKLLDINDYLAEKYINGDVIAEKEYNDVFLDEINNCNLYPVFHGSALKNIGIDELLFAITKYLPTKSYNTEDLLSAYVYKIDRDEKSRKMTFLRVFSGNIRTRQDVYINGTEETFKIKSLESIMNGEIVKVDQVNSGDIAIISNANSLKIGDYIGKKYDGILDIKIAQPALRASIKPCDLSKRSKLIEALFELTEEDPFLDCEINGDTGEIILKLFGNIQMEVIESLLKSRYKIDARFGELKTIYKERPKRNSKAVIHIEVPPNPYWASIGLSIEPLPIGSGLLYKTEVSYGYLNNSFQNAVKDAVEKACKEGLYGWEVTDLKVTFDYGLYYSPVSTPSDFRNLTPYVFWEALRKAGTEILEPYLKYTVQVPNDFCGRVMSDLRKMRASIEDIIAKGEETTLSGKIPVDTSKSYQSELLSYSNGKGIFITEPYGYDIYNDKPIINDIGNDNNDSNKEGLRYLFQKQDEN; this comes from the coding sequence ATGAAAATTATTAATATAGGAATATTAGCACATGTTGATGCAGGTAAAACAACTGTTACAGAAGGTTTATTATATAAAAGTGGGGCGATTAATAAAATTGGAAGAGTTGATAATGCTACAACGACAACGGATTCGATGGAACTTGAAAGAGATAGGGGAATAACTATACGGGCGTCTACAGTTTCATTTAATTACAATGATACAAAGGTAAATATCATAGATACACCTGGGCACATGGATTTCATAGCCGAAGTTGAGCGAACTCTGAAAGTGTTAGATGGAGCTATTTTAGTAATTTCAGCAAAAGAAGGAATTCAAGTCCAAACTAAAGTGATTTTTAATACTTTAGTGAAATTAAATATACCAACACTTATATTTGTGAATAAAATAGATCGAAAGGGAGTATGTTTGGATGAGATATACACTCAAATACAGGAGAAATTAACTTCTAATCTTGCAATAATGCAATCAGTTAAAATAAAAGATAAAGGTGATTTTGAATTGACAAATGTAAGGGATGATAAAGTAATTCAAAGTCAAATAATAGAGAAGTTACTGGATATAAATGATTATCTAGCAGAAAAATATATAAATGGCGATGTCATTGCAGAAAAAGAATATAATGATGTATTTTTGGATGAGATTAATAACTGCAATCTTTATCCTGTATTTCATGGTTCGGCTTTAAAAAATATTGGAATTGACGAGCTATTATTTGCCATTACTAAATATCTTCCTACCAAGAGCTATAATACTGAAGACCTTTTATCAGCGTATGTTTATAAGATTGATAGGGATGAAAAATCTAGAAAGATGACTTTCTTAAGAGTATTCAGTGGGAATATAAGGACACGTCAAGATGTTTATATAAATGGCACAGAAGAAACTTTCAAGATAAAAAGTCTGGAATCAATTATGAATGGTGAAATTGTGAAGGTAGATCAGGTTAATAGTGGGGATATTGCTATTATTTCTAATGCTAATTCTCTGAAGATAGGTGATTATATTGGTAAGAAATATGACGGGATTTTAGATATAAAGATAGCCCAACCGGCATTGAGAGCATCAATTAAACCTTGTGATTTAAGCAAAAGAAGCAAACTGATAGAAGCACTATTTGAATTAACTGAAGAAGACCCATTTCTCGATTGTGAAATTAACGGAGATACTGGAGAAATCATATTGAAGCTATTTGGAAATATTCAAATGGAAGTAATAGAATCACTACTTAAAAGCCGATACAAAATAGATGCTAGATTTGGTGAATTGAAAACAATATATAAAGAACGACCTAAGAGAAACTCTAAAGCAGTAATCCATATAGAGGTTCCACCAAATCCTTATTGGGCATCTATTGGACTGTCAATAGAACCACTACCAATAGGGTCAGGATTATTATATAAGACAGAGGTGTCCTATGGATATTTAAATAATTCATTTCAAAATGCAGTAAAAGATGCTGTAGAGAAGGCTTGTAAAGAAGGGCTTTATGGATGGGAAGTTACAGACTTAAAGGTAACTTTTGACTACGGATTATACTATAGCCCGGTAAGTACCCCCTCTGACTTTAGGAATTTAACACCATATGTATTTTGGGAAGCTCTTCGAAAAGCAGGAACTGAAATATTAGAACCTTATTTAAAATATACAGTTCAAGTTCCAAATGATTTCTGCGGAAGGGTTATGAGTGATCTTAGAAAGATGAGGGCTTCTATTGAAGATATAATAGCCAAGGGAGAGGAGACAACTTTAAGTGGAAAGATACCTGTTGATACATCGAAGTCCTATCAGTCAGAATTACTTTCTTATTCAAATGGAAAGGGTATATTTATTACTGAGCCTTATGGGTATGATATATATAATGATAAGCCTATAATTAATGATATTGGGAACGACAATAATGATAGCAACAAGGAAGGGTTAAGATATTTATTTCAAAAACAGGATGAAAATTGA
- a CDS encoding DUF1697 domain-containing protein, producing MQSGNILFKSNEVGESLRNKIEHKIKAVFGTFIKIILRISIVLEQIILDCPFSKDEVT from the coding sequence ATTCAAAGTGGAAATATTCTATTCAAATCAAATGAAGTGGGGGAATCCCTACGTAATAAAATTGAACATAAGATCAAGGCAGTTTTCGGGACTTTCATAAAGATTATTTTGAGGATTTCTATAGTGTTAGAACAGATTATTTTGGATTGCCCATTCTCTAAGGATGAAGTAACATAA